Proteins encoded in a region of the Quercus lobata isolate SW786 chromosome 8, ValleyOak3.0 Primary Assembly, whole genome shotgun sequence genome:
- the LOC115957380 gene encoding uncharacterized protein LOC115957380 — translation MEEDQETVPTSPKQASSSSPSSSYMLLLRVMSKRRTWVCIFVTVYGILLTCSWNFLESILSWYKLQSQPSSSSSSGWPALYASVLLGAVFGMLSMVAALAVMVPATLVTWITIIVLLTFFGKPKRDLVVEGRMITKEIVGFLLKILLKEGNVVAAVCAVLGYFALVRRNNEGDLLNG, via the coding sequence AtggaagaagaccaagaaacAGTACCCACTTCACCAAAacaagcatcatcatcatcaccatcatcatcgtACATGTTACTTCTTAGGGTTATGAGCAAAAGGAGAACATGGGTATGTATTTTTGTTACCGTTTATGGCATCCTTTTAACTTGTTCATGGAATTTCCTTGAATCTATACTTTCTTGGTACAAATTACAATCCCagccatcttcttcttcttcatctgggTGGCCTGCCCTTTATGCCTCTGTGCTTCTGGGGGCAGTATTTGGGATGCTTTCAATGGTTGCAGCCCTTGCAGTGATGGTTCCTGCCACTTTGGTCACATGGATCacaattattgttttattgACTTTCTTTGGGAAGCCAAAGAGGGATTTAGTTGTGGAAGGAAGGATGATTACTAAGGAAATTGTTGGGTTTCTGCTCAAGATTTTGTTGAAAGAGGGGAATGTTGTGGCTGCTGTTTGTGCTGTTTTGGGCTACTTTGCACTTGTGAGGAGGAATAATGAGGGTGATTTATTGAATGGTTAG